A genomic segment from Actinoplanes sichuanensis encodes:
- a CDS encoding DsrE family protein produces the protein MLAGMARLLVVKATAGADAPERCNQAFNVASTAAAAGVGVSLWLTGESTWFALPGRAATFRLAHAAPLPDLLELLLEAGRVTACTQCAARREITPADVIPGIRIAGAAVFVEEIMSDGAQALVY, from the coding sequence ATGCTGGCCGGTATGGCACGTTTGCTGGTCGTCAAGGCCACCGCCGGAGCCGACGCGCCGGAGCGCTGCAACCAGGCGTTCAACGTGGCGAGCACCGCCGCGGCCGCCGGAGTCGGCGTGTCGCTGTGGCTGACCGGCGAGTCCACCTGGTTCGCCCTGCCCGGCCGGGCCGCGACCTTCCGGTTGGCCCACGCCGCCCCGCTGCCCGACCTGCTCGAACTCCTCCTGGAAGCCGGCCGGGTCACCGCCTGCACGCAGTGCGCGGCCCGCCGCGAGATCACCCCCGCCGACGTGATCCCGGGCATCCGGATCGCGGGCGCCGCGGTCTTCGTCGAGGAGATCATGTCGGACGGAGCCCAGGCTCTCGTCTATTGA
- a CDS encoding FABP family protein, whose amino-acid sequence MSNETENPLGPPPWLNAPPVEGYPYEDTHDLRSGPDLHPSLLGLLPFVGLWRGRGQGGFPFEDDYNFAQEIRLSHDGRSFLRYESRAWLLDDESKPIGQALVESGFWRPVLVDGRPGDEMEATMIRPDGVAELYLGKAATTRLEMVADAVAYTPSGLHVTGGQRLFGIVEGALLYAHELAIDNSGLKPHMSARLLRIGG is encoded by the coding sequence GTGAGCAACGAGACGGAAAACCCGCTGGGCCCGCCGCCGTGGCTCAACGCTCCACCGGTCGAGGGCTACCCCTATGAGGACACCCACGACCTGCGGTCCGGCCCGGATCTGCATCCGTCGCTGCTCGGGCTGCTGCCGTTCGTCGGGTTGTGGCGTGGGCGTGGGCAGGGCGGGTTCCCCTTCGAGGACGACTACAACTTCGCTCAGGAGATCCGGCTCAGTCACGACGGCCGGTCGTTCCTACGCTATGAGTCGCGGGCCTGGCTGCTCGACGACGAGTCGAAGCCGATCGGGCAGGCGCTCGTCGAGTCCGGGTTCTGGCGTCCGGTGCTGGTCGACGGGCGGCCGGGCGACGAGATGGAGGCCACGATGATCCGGCCGGACGGCGTGGCCGAGCTCTACCTGGGCAAAGCGGCCACGACCCGGCTGGAGATGGTGGCCGACGCGGTGGCGTATACGCCGTCCGGCCTGCACGTCACGGGTGGTCAGCGGCTGTTCGGGATCGTCGAGGGCGCGCTGCTCTACGCGCACGAGCTCGCCATCGACAACAGCGGTCTGAAGCCACACATGTCGGCACGTCTGCTCCGCATCGGCGGCTGA
- a CDS encoding aminotransferase class IV yields MNDRILVAPTDLLGDGVFETIDLRESGPWLLDQHLSRLASSAEILGLPAPPLPSLRDRIAATTEVGALRIIYTRDVLHVSVSPVPPGVLRERHDGIRVISADQGVSVRRPPWSVSAAKSLSYAENFAARRWAARLGADDLIWLSTEGYVREAPTASVVWLAGGELCTVPPAEAGILPGITAAHLLSLAPSLGLAAAERMVTRPELAAADAIWLASSLRGLAEVVALDGESRPRSRWTPRLLAALGFPAALSAVPDERGQH; encoded by the coding sequence GTGAACGACCGGATCCTTGTCGCGCCCACCGACCTTCTCGGCGACGGCGTCTTTGAGACGATCGACCTGCGGGAGTCCGGGCCGTGGCTGCTCGACCAGCATCTTTCCCGGCTCGCGTCGTCGGCGGAGATCCTCGGGCTACCCGCGCCACCACTGCCCTCGCTCCGCGACCGCATCGCGGCGACGACCGAGGTCGGCGCGCTACGCATCATCTACACCCGGGATGTGTTGCACGTCTCGGTCTCGCCGGTGCCGCCGGGGGTGCTGCGCGAACGCCACGACGGCATCCGGGTGATCAGCGCGGATCAGGGCGTCTCGGTGCGGCGTCCGCCGTGGTCCGTCTCCGCGGCCAAGTCACTGTCCTACGCGGAGAATTTCGCGGCCCGGCGCTGGGCGGCACGGCTCGGCGCCGACGACCTCATCTGGCTTTCCACCGAGGGGTACGTACGGGAAGCGCCCACCGCATCAGTCGTCTGGCTGGCCGGCGGCGAGTTGTGCACGGTCCCACCGGCGGAGGCCGGAATCCTGCCCGGCATCACAGCCGCCCACCTGCTGTCGCTGGCGCCGTCGCTGGGCCTGGCCGCCGCCGAACGGATGGTCACCCGGCCCGAACTGGCCGCCGCCGACGCGATCTGGCTGGCATCGTCGCTGCGTGGCCTGGCCGAGGTGGTCGCACTGGACGGTGAGTCGCGCCCGCGCTCCCGGTGGACGCCCCGCCTCCTGGCCGCTCTCGGTTTCCCGGCCGCTCTCAGTGCGGTCCCGGACGAGCGGGGACAGCACTGA
- the mtfM gene encoding small membrane protein MtfM → MVTEIGFVSLLVAALGGLAGGFGYLAMRISRGRW, encoded by the coding sequence ATGGTTACGGAGATCGGGTTCGTGAGTCTGCTGGTGGCCGCCCTCGGTGGGCTGGCCGGCGGCTTCGGCTATCTGGCAATGCGCATTTCGAGGGGACGCTGGTGA
- a CDS encoding Fur family transcriptional regulator, with the protein MLRERGLRLTPQRQLILEAVHELGHATPESVHNAVRERAAGVNITTVYRTLELLEELGLVNHTHLSHGSPTYHAAGEDQHVHLVCRTCGSIAEVDPVVMEPVTDRLLGERDFRVDVGHVSLFGVCGSCKEAE; encoded by the coding sequence ATGCTCCGCGAGCGGGGCCTGCGACTCACCCCACAGCGCCAGCTGATCCTCGAAGCGGTGCACGAGCTCGGTCATGCGACACCCGAGTCGGTGCACAACGCGGTCCGTGAGCGGGCCGCCGGGGTCAACATCACCACGGTCTACCGGACCCTGGAGCTGTTGGAGGAGTTGGGCCTGGTCAACCACACCCACCTGTCGCACGGTTCGCCGACTTATCACGCGGCCGGCGAGGATCAGCACGTCCATCTGGTGTGCCGGACGTGCGGTTCGATCGCCGAGGTCGATCCGGTGGTGATGGAGCCGGTGACCGATCGCCTGCTGGGCGAGCGCGACTTCCGGGTCGATGTGGGGCACGTGTCGCTGTTCGGAGTCTGCGGTAGCTGCAAGGAGGCCGAGTGA
- the ygfZ gene encoding CAF17-like 4Fe-4S cluster assembly/insertion protein YgfZ — MVEDLEPGSADAGVPAHFGDPMREQRLLETGVGLVDRSNREVIAVPGEERASWLHTLTTQHLSTLGADQGSELLVLSPNGHVEQHAYVTEDGTTAWLDTEPGAGAGLLKYLEMMRFFTRVDPRDATAELAVLSLVGPGAAELFPDLAAPQVGAVPGPRFAAGSVPARATSIYSVRPYEGGLARRVPLGVDLLVPRSAKDAVIERLGVQRAGLWAYEAVRVAHRVPRLGWETDHRTIPAEIELMAPGVHLDKGCYRGQETVARVHNLGRPPRRQVLLHLDGVATDHPPARGTAVELDGRAVGFVGTAVRHHELGMVALAVLKRNVPDDARLTVGESAAAIDPE; from the coding sequence ATGGTCGAGGACCTGGAGCCGGGTTCGGCCGATGCCGGGGTGCCGGCGCACTTCGGCGACCCGATGCGCGAGCAGCGCCTGTTGGAGACCGGTGTCGGCCTGGTCGACAGGTCGAACCGTGAGGTGATCGCGGTTCCCGGCGAGGAGCGGGCGAGCTGGCTGCACACGCTGACCACCCAGCACCTGTCGACGCTCGGTGCCGATCAGGGCAGTGAGCTGCTGGTGCTCTCCCCGAACGGGCACGTCGAGCAGCACGCCTACGTCACCGAGGACGGTACGACGGCCTGGCTGGACACCGAGCCGGGCGCCGGTGCGGGCCTGCTCAAATACCTGGAGATGATGCGGTTCTTCACCCGCGTCGACCCGCGCGACGCGACCGCTGAGCTGGCGGTCCTCTCCCTGGTCGGCCCGGGCGCGGCGGAGCTCTTCCCGGACCTCGCGGCCCCTCAGGTGGGCGCGGTGCCGGGTCCGAGATTCGCCGCCGGGTCCGTTCCGGCTCGGGCGACGAGCATCTATTCGGTACGGCCATACGAGGGCGGACTGGCTCGCCGGGTGCCGCTCGGGGTCGACCTGCTGGTGCCGAGGTCCGCCAAGGACGCGGTGATCGAGCGGCTCGGCGTGCAGCGCGCCGGCCTCTGGGCCTACGAGGCGGTCCGGGTCGCGCACCGCGTGCCGAGGCTGGGCTGGGAGACCGACCACCGGACGATCCCGGCCGAGATCGAGCTGATGGCCCCGGGCGTGCACCTGGACAAGGGTTGCTACCGCGGCCAGGAGACGGTCGCCCGGGTGCACAACCTGGGCCGTCCGCCCCGCCGCCAGGTCCTGTTGCACCTGGACGGGGTGGCCACCGATCATCCACCGGCCCGTGGTACGGCGGTCGAGCTGGACGGCCGCGCGGTCGGTTTCGTCGGCACCGCGGTCCGTCATCACGAACTGGGCATGGTCGCCCTGGCGGTGCTGAAGCGCAATGTGCCGGATGATGCCCGTCTGACCGTGGGGGAGTCGGCAGCCGCCATCGACCCGGAATGA